One Neoarius graeffei isolate fNeoGra1 chromosome 9, fNeoGra1.pri, whole genome shotgun sequence genomic window, gacttgtgtgcttagggccgttgtcttgctgcatggcccaccttctcttgagattcagttcatggacagatgtcctgacattttcctttagaattcactggtataattcagaattcattgttccatcaatgatgacaagccttcctggcccagatgcagcaaaacaggcccaaaccatgatactaccaccatcaccatgtttcacagatgggataaggttcttatgctggaatgcagtgttttccttcctccaaacataatgcttctcatttaaaccaaaaagttctattttggtcccatccgtccacaaaacatttttccaatagccttctggcttgtccatgtgatttttagcaaactgcagaagagcagcaacgttctttttggagagcagtagctttctccttgcagccctgccatgcacaccattgttgttcagtgttcttctgatggtggactcatgagcattaacattagccaatgtgagagaggccttcagttgcttagaagttaccctggggtcctttgtgacctcaacaactattacacgccttgctcttggagtgatctttgttggtcgaccactcctggggaggataacaatggccttgaatttcctccatttgtacacaatctgtctgactgtggattggtggagtccaaactctttagagatgattttgtaaccttttccagcatgatgagcatcaacaacgctttttctgaggtcctcagaaatctcctttgttcatgccatgatgcacttccacaaacatgtgttgttaagatcagactttgatagatccctgttctttaaataaaacagggtgcccactcacacctgattgtcatcccattgattgaaaacacctgactctaatttcaccttcaaattaactgctaatcctagaggttcacatccttttgccactcacaggtatgtaatattggataattttcctcaataaataaatggccaagtataatatttttgtctcatttgtttaactgggttctctttatctacttttaggacttgtgtgaaaatctgatgatgtttcaggtcatattcatgcagaaatatagaaaattctaaagggttcacaaactttcaagcaccactgtaagtgtgtgtgcttTGATGATGTATTCAGCCATTTCTCTCATGTCCACTCTGTTCTTCATGCAGTGCATCatgagtttcagtgtgtggatgaTCTTGTCCTGTGGACTTGCCCATGCCTGCACAGTGCCTgtgaaaggtaatgtgagtgaaaAATAATGTATCTTGTGTAAATTAAGCTTTAGttatttgttcattcattttcagtaattgCTTTATCAGAGTGATAACTTATTATTAACTGTTTAGTTAGAAGACATGGCCAGCAGGTCCAAGCAAAAATAACTGAAGTAGTAGatgggattggtcaaactttgtGGGAACAGATGGGATAAAACAGACAGTCCTGCATGCTCCTGAAGAGAATTATGACTTGTTTCAGCAAATGAGGCCATTCAAATTGATCACGTGGCTCAGCTCATATAAGTCTGCCAAAATTTTTCTAAACCAGACAACACTTCCTTTATTATGACCAGTGATTATTGTTCTCTGCATTATTAATAATGTGTTGCTGTGTCTGTCTGtgatgcataaaaaaaaaaaccccaccaacaACGAAACCttgcactcaccagccactttaataggaacttgttgattctaagatccctgttcttggctgcaggagtggaacccaatgtggtcttctgctcttgcatgctgagatgcttttctactcaccacagttgtaaagagtgattatatgagttgctatatccttcctggcagctcaaaccaatctggccattttcctctgacctctcttatcaacaagacatttgtttccaccaacagaactgttgctcgctcaatgttttttgcaccattctgtgtaaactctagagactgttgtgtgtgaaaaccccaggagatcagcaatttttgaaatactcaaaccagtccatctggcaccaacacccatgccacagttaaagtcacactttgagataacaaattttccccattctaatgtttgaagtgaatattaactgaagctcttgatttgtatctgcatgagtttatgtACTGTACTGCAGTTAAGGGACTggcctgattagagaactgcataaaacagcaggtggatgggttttcctaataaagtagctggTTGAGTGTATTTCCATTTATCCTGATAACTGATCATCTCCATTAATACGCACAGCTGAGAGTCAAACACATGACTCGTTATCCACACAAACAGctcaaaatataaaaatatacaaaaagtGGTGTCTTTTGAAGCATTTAAACAGTTAGTTAAAGTGAGAAATGAATGAGTAATGGTGTtgcctgcatttaaaaaaaagttcacaTCTGTGAATCAGCTCTCAAACAAACCTTCTCATTCACTGATGCACACTTTTACGCAGGGATTGAGGCATCTGTTAGAGAAACCGATAGAGTATATTTTAGAGTTTATCTTATAGCATTTTTAGTTCATCAAACaacaggctgttttttttttttaagacgatCCTGACACATGGCACCTGGATATAGATTGCTGTATGATGTCAGCTATGCCAGTAAACAATGTTAACACATAATAGGGACAGACAATAAGACTAGAAGGGTCCTCGTTAGAGTGCATAACTCCACCAAGCCGCATATTCAGGTTTACTTCAAAACTGACTCGATTGTTCTCtggtccatggcccacctttcctccaaatttcatcaaaatctgtttactactttttgagttatgttcggaacaaacaagcaaacaagcggaagcaaaaacataacctcctccaacatagttggtggaggtaataaagaCTGGACAGAGATCATGCATTTTAAACAAATACAGGTACATAATTGTAGGTGcagtattttctttctttctttctttctttctttctttctttctttctttctttctttctttctttctttctttctttctttctttctttctttcttccagaAACATTGCTAGAATTGTTTCATACTTTCGTGCTTAATATGCTCTAAAGGGATGACCAGGACAGCATTAATTTACAAAGGAAGCACATGATTTTTTTAAGAATCTGTCAAATATTAACTTTTTGTACGTCATTCTTAAATCAGCATTCTCCATCATTAGTAAAACAACAAATCTTCACATGATTACAATAAAATGCTGCTTAAAGGACCCCAGTTTGACTGGCAGCAGTACTATGGTCAACTTTGTTGTAAATTCTGATGGTGTGGGAAAAGTCAAGTAAAGTCTACACTTTTTGGAATTTAACAAACCAAAAACTGTAAAGTAAATCTGAAAATATTGTTCAGTAACTTTGCTATAATATTAACATTTCATATTATCTCAACTATAAACAGTTACTTGATTTTAGAAAATACTTTGTTTTTGAAGACCAATTTCCTAGCTTACTCAGTCACATTAAGTAGAAAGCTTTCCAGAAATGCCCACTTCTGTTTTAAATCACAATCTACAACTACAACTATTTAGAGTACTAAATAGATGCAGATAATGGTATTGCAGTACACCACTAGCACCTAACTCAGATTTGATTAGAACGATGATAGTCATGTACCTTTATGTCCATATCTTTATCCCAAAACTTATAGACACTTGTGTTTTTCTAGCCGGTTGTGAAGTGATTGGTGAAGAGATTGAGGATTTCCACGCTCAGGGAGAAGCTATGGCCATCACATTCCCATTTCTGGAAGCTTACATTTGGTACATGAAACTGCCTGTAGACAATAGCACCACGTTCCAGGTGTTCCACAGCAAGCATTGTGACCTCAGAAACCAGGGTCACAGGGTGATACAGAAGGGTCGGGTCCTCTGGCTCCTCCCTTGTTTGCCCTCAGACTCAGGAACGTACACCTATGTGCTCAGGTAGGCTCAGGAAAAAACACCTGAAAGACTGATATTTTAATCTTTACTCATGTTTTTATATGAATATGCCCAAGTCCAAGAACCATCATTTAGCTGAATCTGATACTGATTcatcacattgttttttttaacaaaagcaaTAATTCTTCactaattaaaagaaaaaaaaaactctgaaagcaGAACTAAAGAGAACACAAAACAAATAGCTAATAAATAATCCCTAAATAACGTGGTTAGTTTTTCTGAGACATGTTTATTACCGGAAgtgttttgtatctttttttGTTTCACACAAATGTTCTTTTCATCCAGATTAGTTCTATGTACAatttctcaaaacttttgacaCTTTTGGTGTTACTTCATGCTCTGATGGAGTGACGACAAGCTATGTACTGAGGAAGGAAATCAAGTTGTTCAGTATCTCAGACTTTCGTGTTTCCTGACACTGTGTGATGCAATGCTGTttatacacacagacacaacagACAACAACAGTTATAGCTCCATCTGGAAGCAGAATCACTTTCATGCCCAGCACATAGTTTAGTGTCACTCAGTACCAGCGTTAGACTCAGTAAGGGGGCATGGCCTAAAGTCTGAAGGCAGGATTGTGCAAGTGATTTATTATGATGTAGTTTGAAATGGACAAAGTTATTTAAGGAATGACACTTCatgtgttataagaaaataatcactgTGATTATTTTCATctcaaaatgttttattcctcttatgccacagaaaaaaaggttagttttatatatatatatatatatatatatatatatatatatatatatatatatatatatatatatatatatatatacacactacaagtttggggtcacccagacaattttgttttccatgaaaagtcacacttttatttaccaccataagttgtaaaatgaatagaaaatatagtcaagacatttttctggccattttgagcatttaatcgaccccacaaatgtgatgctccagaaactcaatctgctcaaaggaaggtcagttttatagcttctctaaagagctaaactgttttcagctgtgctaacatgattgtacaagggttttctaatcatccattagccttctgaggcaatgagcaaacacattgtaccattagaacactggagtgagagttgctggaaatgggcctctatacacctatgtagatattgcgccaaaaaccagacatttgcagctagaatagtcatttaccacattagcaatgtagagtgtatttctgattagtttaaagtgatcttcattgaaaagaacagtgcttttctttcaaaaataaggaaatttcaaagtgaccccaaacttttgaacagtagtgtgtgtgtatatatctcatctcatctcatctcattatctctagctgctttatccttctacagggttgcaggcaaggtggagcctatcccagctgactatgggcgaaaggcggggtacaccctggacaagtcgccaggtcatcacagggctgacacatagacacagacaaccattcacactcacagtcacacctacagtcaatttagagtcaccagttaacctaaaggcccggtcccactggccgatggacacaaaacgtatgcaaaaaggacacagcggacgagcaaaatttcgggggtggttctatccattttcatccgctccagaaatggacaaaattggcgaaaatttgcgaaaacagaacggaaaagaatggacgtgggtagtatatagcggggatgttaaacgcatgttcataggaagcctagcggatggaagtggatgacagctccgaaggggttaccgggtgataactgagaagcggacgcatagcagaaagagcggatgcatagcggatgaaggggatgcatcacgtacgcctaacggaaacaaaggggatgttgcgcggatgtatatcggatgcagaccgattgtccgctaggtgtccttctacatactctagacatcctaaatatacgagatacatcccagatataaacgctttgtccgttttgaatactttatatacgagatgcatacgcttacatcctttctatttccgtgctactaacgatgaatagacgtttcatgtaccttatctttcctccctctttccgttttcagctgcagcggatgtgagttgcgaggatgcccagaggatgcagagaggataaagcagacgtttaacggatgataacggacatagaacgtttgttgctcgtatatgtcgcggatttacatcgtacacggcggaaagttcatccgttctaaaagttttgtgcagctcaaaactttttgcgcggatgaaatcacagtggacggatgctcgatggatagagcgtatgaagcacatatgcaatgagtacacaacggaggcatagcgttttccaacggatggcaaaatgtttttacgttttacatcctctttgcatccgtaagtgcagtgggaccgggccttaacctgcatgtctttggactgtgggggaaactggagcacccagaggaaacccacgcggacacggggagaacatgcaaactccgcacagaaaggccctcgccggccacagggctcgaacccggaccttcttgctgtgaggcggcagcgctaaccactacaccaccatgccgcccgtgtgtgtgtgtgtgtgtatatatatatatatatatatatgtgtgtgttgtgGAACTTTTTCATAAGACAAGTTGCTTCTAATTATGATTGATATGATAAAACAGGAACGCCCACCTTCTCTGTTCTGAAGACTTTCCCCATGGTGAAATATTTACTGACtttcaaagtgctgacactggagactccttccttaaatgtTAAACAAACATCTCCTTAGAGAAGACTATCAACTACATTAACAAAgacattttctttgttaaatagcaagattttttttaaatcagttaaTTTCTGCATTTAAATTATGTGGAGCGTCCATGTATACAAGTCCATGTAAGTGCCTTGTtaactagtgttgtagtcaagaccacctaaaccaagaccaagtcatgaccaagaacaaagtgtatcaagaccaagactttgaggggttgacatcaagtcaagaccagggcAGGGCAAGACCGAATCAAGactaggaccagaccagtgtgtatgAAGGGAGGAGGGGTGACAGTCATTAACAGTAATGAACATttgaaattagcaatgagtcacattattggttgcatttgaagcagaaagttttacatccaatcacagtaacaatgttaacaaataaatcagacaatgcgcaggcaatttagtgaaattccctgagttgtggtcttgactggttttGAAAAAAAGTCcaaagtcctctatgtctgaaacCAAAACAAGATGGAGTAAAAATCTGGTCAGTTCCGAGAGTTTCAAAAAGTGATCTTGAGACCAGCCTCAAGTACTACAGTCCTACTTGTTACTAGAGAAACAATGACATATTAGAAGTGTATTAAGATAAAATTGTGAtttgcgggcggcacagtggtgtagtggttagcgctgttgcctcacagcaaaaaggtcctgggttcgagccctggggccggcgagggcctttctgtgtggagtttgcatgttctccccgtgtccgcgtgggtttcctccgggtgctctggtttcccccacagtccaaaagacatgcaggttaggttaactggtgactctaaattgaccgtaggtgtgaatgtgagtatgaatggttgtctgtgtctatgtgtcagccctgtgatgacctggcgacttgtccagggtgtaccccgccttttgcctgtagtcagctgggataggctccagcttgcctgcgaccctgtagaaggataaagcggctagaggagatgagatgagattgtgatTTGCCAGCTAAACTGCGGAGACAGTTTTCTCttttagagaaaattaatcagcacctcctgaccaatcagaattgagaattaaaCAGCACTGTATTATTTTCTTTAATGAATCCAGACCTATTGTGATTCTTCATAAAACACTGAGacatactcgtgtgtgtgtgtgtgtgtgtgtgtgtgtgtgagagagagatgtataagCTTCTATACATCAATAATTGTTAATAATGTTGTAGCTTCTTTTTCTCACGTATGTTTCTGTTGTCCATTTAGCAGCGACACATTCTGCCTTACTGGTAGCTTCACTGTGACCATCtatgagaaaggaagagaagacaTGGAGATGATGTCACATCCTGTTTCTACAAGGCCAGCTGAGGACCTGTCCATTGGATGTCCGCACATAAATCATTTCAACAGGCTGGAAAGTCCACGCTGGTTCAAGGTACGTTTTTTTGTCTCATATGACAGGAGGAGAAGAATGAAGGCCTGTTTAGTAATAGGGAGATGGACAGATTGATTGTCTAGACTAGGGTTGAACCACAAACCTGAAACTTCCTAAAAGTATGTCAGTGCTCAGTAACACACTGGTTATTGTGTTATGTCCAGGGTTTTCATGATGGTGTCCCGTTAATAAACGGGTCTCATTATGAAATTTTGCCAGGAGACAGTCTTATCATCAGAAACGTTTCCACAGAGGACGAGGGCCTGTACACCTGCTGGCTGATGGTGATTTTCGACAATGCACAATACAACGTTAGCAGGACCTGGAAACTACAAGTATTATGTAAGACAACAACCTCCAACATTACTTAGTCATGCACACAACTGTTACACTCATCCTCACCATAGCAATGTAATGGATAAGACTGGGTTAGCACTGTAGTGCTCACAACACAACAGGAGTCAAGAACTGTTTATAATCAAATAGAAATGAATGCACTTTTCAtcattcatcacacacacacacacacatatatatatacacacacacacacacacacacacaatggtacttgaaagtttgtgaaccctttataattttctgcataaatgtacgagtgtgtgtgtatatatatatatatatatatatatatatatatatatatatatatatatatatataatgctaaTTAATTTTGTTTTTGATTATTATGACTTCTGCATTCATGGGTCAGGATAAAAACTTTTCACATTTCCAaccatttgaagaaaaaaaaaaactatgtagAACTAGAAGGATACTCAATCAAGTACATGcaaccgccaagccacatattagaatatctacaataaataaataaataaatatctcgagatttgcattaaaatctaatcaaatttttccttggcccatgctccacctttcctccaaatttcatcaaaatctgttcactactttttgagttacgttgggaaaaggcaaaaaaaaaaaatcctggatctgcataaatCTGGATCCTCTCTATCCCAAATTACATCAAAATCaactcagttgttccttggcctatggttcacatttcctccaaatctcatcaaaatctgttcactactttttgagttacgttggaaacaagcaaacaaacgaacatgaaaacataacctcctccaaccagGCTGGCAGAggtaaacatttaatttcataatttttgCAGGCATCTTttctttacagcatttctttgcatgtaaaGCAAAGCAAGACTTTTGCCCAGTGCTTCAGGTTACAATGAGTTACTGAGTAAAAGCAGTAGGGTTGATGATGCACAAAGGGAGTTGGTTATTAAGACAGAACAATCAGTGCTGTGTGTAATGTGAGTTGGTAGTGTATAGTGTCTGAGAGTGGAatgaactgaatggaatatatatagAAAGAGGAAACCTAGATGCCACATTGGGTGAAAAAGGAAAGTGTCAGCAGAGTTACAGAGGCAACTTTCCGGCATGTCATGTGAGactcattaaaataaataaaataaataattatataaattaaaattttatttatatatatatatatatatatatatatatatatatatatatatatatatatatatatatatatatatatatatatatatatataaatttctaACAGttaatgatatttacaaaagttTTTGATAGTGAACCAAGTTTTTAGACCATTTATGTTTAGGGCATTTGGCAGATGTCGTTATCCAACTGAGCAGCTGAGGCTCAAGGCCCAGCAGCGGCAGCTTGGAGTGTTGGAATTTGAGCTCACAACCTTCTTTGTGAAAAGTTTTTAATATTTTAAGAGCTTGGTAGCGGAAGTGATATTTGAAAGCTATTAGAAAAGAAGCAAAGCAAACTTTGGCCAATCAGTGTGAAGTGATGGCTATTaaactgaactttttttttttgttagcaaaaTGCTGATCTGGGTCCAAGCCCTTAACATGATAGTGATTTAATCATTTGTAAAGTAGTAAACAGTTTCTAATAAAACAGAGACATGGAGACTCATAAAGTATGATCCTTATAGTTGTATAAGACTGATTTTAGTTAAGCAGTTATCTTGTGATGTTAATGGTGAGGAATAATTGTGGTTGTAATTGTTTACTCTGTGCATTGAGTTTTTGTGTGTTTGTAATATTTCTGCACATTTTCCCTCAGCTCCAGTCACCAGCGTACCAGAGTCCCACACAGAACCCACCACCAAATCACGAGAAGCTACTCTGACATGTGAGTGATGCTAGACAGctaatatggtgtgtgtgtgtgtgtgtgtgtgtgtgtgtgtgtgtgtgtgtgtgtgtgtatattcagTGCATATAGTATGTTGACACATTACACTATGCTTAATGTACCCTACATGGAGATGCACCATTCTAAATAAATTATACAACCAAATTCACTTTTATAACAGCTTTTAGATCCTCTCGGTTACAATATAAGCTTCAATTCAAACTATTTTTCTGTTCTGTAAGATGAATAAAAGGCCACAATGTTGTGTAATGATGTGAATGTTTCCTTGCAGCTCCCAGCCTGCCGCCTCCTTACATAACCACTCCTGTAAACGGCTCTGTGATTGAAAGTCATCTTGGTGAGTTTCATCTCTTGAATTAATGACGAGATGGATAAAGTGGAAGATAAAACACTGTGATGTACACGTTACACAAACCATAAAGACCACTGTAACCCAGCACTGCTTTCATTTTATCATGTATTTCGATAAATGATTGTTCATGGTGCTATCACATAGTGAGTCCACACTGACCATCAGGCATCAAGCAGCAAAAACAATTAACACAGTGTTATAGGAGTGTACATGTGTTGGTGCCTGAATGAAGGAGTATGTATTGTGGGCaatatacagcaccagtcaaaagtttggacacacttcgtatttgttcataggtttttctgtattgtgactattttctacattgtagaacaatactgaagacatcaaaactatgaaataacatttagAACATGTATGGATatatgtggcaaacaaaaaaaagttaaaaaaaacccaaacaaacaagtttcatattttagattcttcaaagtgtccaccgtttaccttgatgatgctttacacactatgaggattatcttaaccagcttcatgagg contains:
- the LOC132891143 gene encoding interleukin-1 receptor type 2, with product MTTFKSQCIMSFSVWMILSCGLAHACTVPVKAGCEVIGEEIEDFHAQGEAMAITFPFLEAYIWYMKLPVDNSTTFQVFHSKHCDLRNQGHRVIQKGRVLWLLPCLPSDSGTYTYVLSSDTFCLTGSFTVTIYEKGREDMEMMSHPVSTRPAEDLSIGCPHINHFNRLESPRWFKGFHDGVPLINGSHYEILPGDSLIIRNVSTEDEGLYTCWLMVIFDNAQYNVSRTWKLQVLSPVTSVPESHTEPTTKSREATLTSPSLPPPYITTPVNGSVIESHLGSSLVIQCKAFVGEQSPDITGLTWLVDGQSVDSSYLRDRAFQEARRVSAGQVEALLIFLEVYEEDTRAELKCVAQNLSGKQEVGVEIKLEDSMLAWLVVIPIASCFFLLVVCVFLRLLCHKQHKHDYILARQNSTF